From Streptomyces sp. CMB-StM0423, a single genomic window includes:
- a CDS encoding BNR repeat-containing protein, whose amino-acid sequence MRLLSRTFVKPALLAAALLLTATALPAAAADPGPAAAPGPPPAPGPSLTRIADTELDPEAVYFVSFDGLVNNSSFTKNGILTHKRHQYAAWYTADRSAVVARRALGEREWETVTLDHRLKYDDSHNVISLGVSAADGRLHVNMDSHADGFFYLKSAPGLMNRPEAHDWTAAAFGPVQTSLDGLPLTGRFTYPQFVATPAGGLLLSYRDGVSGNGRNALAAYDGKRWRALGQWSGSTGTYTTEHGSSSARNMYLHGIDYGPDGTLHAFYTWREQNTAVMCAPGGLSNHDTGYVRSTDDGRTWTNAAGQVVGTTGGPDLVAFDDPGTVADPLNADHALMNQEHQATDSAGRPHALVSYVPGRFGQCSTNYVADRKANARTFHVRRDDAGRWHKTELPVPLASSQRSKLAFDRYDNAYAVLPYGRIAAASAASGWTDWKVLFDGADLDAFGEVNLDETRLAQDGVLSFMYQQKSTGTTPSALRTVDFALPR is encoded by the coding sequence ATGAGACTGCTCTCCCGCACGTTCGTGAAGCCCGCGCTCCTCGCCGCCGCCCTGCTGCTGACGGCGACCGCCCTCCCGGCCGCCGCGGCGGACCCAGGCCCCGCCGCGGCGCCGGGTCCGCCGCCGGCGCCGGGACCGTCGCTGACGCGGATCGCCGACACCGAACTCGACCCGGAGGCCGTCTACTTCGTCTCGTTCGACGGCCTGGTCAACAACAGCTCGTTCACGAAGAACGGCATCCTCACCCACAAGCGGCACCAGTACGCGGCCTGGTACACCGCCGACCGCAGCGCCGTCGTCGCGCGCCGCGCGCTCGGCGAACGGGAGTGGGAGACCGTCACCCTTGACCACCGGCTGAAGTACGACGACTCGCACAACGTCATCTCCCTCGGTGTCTCCGCCGCCGACGGCCGGCTGCACGTCAACATGGACTCGCACGCCGACGGGTTCTTCTACCTCAAGTCCGCGCCCGGGCTGATGAACCGGCCGGAGGCGCACGACTGGACCGCGGCCGCCTTCGGGCCGGTACAGACCTCGCTCGACGGGCTCCCGCTCACCGGCCGCTTCACCTACCCCCAGTTCGTCGCCACCCCCGCCGGCGGGCTGCTGCTCAGCTACCGCGACGGCGTCTCCGGCAACGGCCGCAACGCGCTGGCCGCGTACGACGGGAAGCGGTGGCGGGCGCTCGGCCAGTGGTCGGGCTCCACCGGCACGTACACCACGGAACACGGCAGCAGCTCCGCCCGCAACATGTACCTGCACGGCATAGACTACGGGCCCGACGGCACCCTGCACGCCTTTTACACCTGGCGCGAGCAGAACACCGCCGTCATGTGCGCCCCCGGCGGCCTCAGCAACCACGACACCGGCTACGTCCGCTCCACCGACGACGGCCGCACCTGGACCAACGCCGCGGGTCAGGTCGTCGGCACCACCGGCGGCCCCGACCTCGTCGCCTTCGACGACCCCGGCACCGTCGCCGACCCGCTGAACGCCGACCACGCGCTGATGAACCAGGAGCACCAGGCCACCGACTCCGCCGGCCGCCCGCACGCCCTCGTCAGCTACGTCCCCGGCCGCTTCGGCCAGTGCTCCACCAACTACGTCGCCGACCGCAAGGCGAACGCCCGCACCTTCCACGTCCGCCGCGACGACGCGGGCCGCTGGCACAAGACCGAGCTCCCCGTGCCCCTGGCGTCCAGCCAGCGCTCCAAGCTCGCCTTCGACCGCTACGACAACGCCTACGCCGTGCTGCCCTACGGCCGGATCGCCGCCGCCTCCGCCGCCTCGGGCTGGACCGACTGGAAGGTCCTCTTCGACGGCGCGGACCTCGACGCCTTCGGCGAGGTGAACCTCGACGAGACCCGGCTCGCCCAGGACGGCGTCCTGTCCTTCATGTACCAGCAGAAGTCCACCGGCACCACGCCCTCGGCGCTGCGCACCGTGGACTTCGCCCTGCCCCGCTAG
- a CDS encoding L-fucose/L-arabinose isomerase family protein yields MTTARTPATARRPRIGLVAGGLGAYWPQFPDLLPQLKRSAARVAERMAGFDAEVVDVGFISDAPEGAVAAEKLRAADCDLIVGFLTTYMTATMLVPVAQRSGAPVLLINLQPTEAMDHASFDTGQWLAYCGACPLPEMASAFERCGVPFRSVSGHLEDERAWARIGRWIRAAGVRAVLRGGRHGLMGHLYPGMYDVSTDLTMVTANLGGHVEVLEFDDLRVRAEKAGDAEVAAKLAEIREVFDLDATVDPDDLAWAARVSVGLDRLAADFDLDSLAYYHRGLDGETHERLGAGMILGASLLTARGIPAAGEYELRTSLAMLVADRFGAGGSFTEMQALNFRDGVVEMGHDGPGHLAISEGRPLLRGLGVYHGKRGWGVSVEFDVRHGPVTAVGLGQTRDGRYRLIASTGTVTAGPLLAIGNTTSRVDFGRDPGEWCDEWSASGVGHHWALATGHLLPELRALADLAGLDLVEVAGSGDGDA; encoded by the coding sequence ATGACGACCGCACGCACCCCCGCCACCGCCCGCCGCCCCCGCATCGGCCTGGTCGCCGGCGGACTCGGCGCGTACTGGCCGCAGTTCCCCGACCTGCTGCCGCAGCTCAAGCGCTCCGCCGCCCGGGTGGCCGAGCGGATGGCGGGGTTCGACGCCGAGGTCGTCGACGTCGGCTTCATCTCCGACGCCCCCGAGGGCGCCGTCGCCGCGGAGAAGCTGCGCGCCGCCGACTGCGACCTGATCGTCGGCTTCCTCACCACGTACATGACTGCGACGATGCTCGTCCCCGTCGCGCAGCGCAGCGGCGCGCCCGTGCTGCTGATCAACCTGCAGCCCACCGAGGCGATGGACCACGCGAGCTTCGACACCGGCCAGTGGCTCGCCTACTGCGGCGCCTGCCCGCTGCCCGAGATGGCCAGCGCCTTCGAGCGCTGCGGCGTCCCCTTCCGCTCGGTCTCCGGCCATCTGGAGGACGAGCGGGCGTGGGCCAGGATCGGCCGCTGGATCCGGGCGGCGGGGGTGCGCGCCGTGCTGCGCGGCGGCCGGCACGGGCTGATGGGCCACCTCTACCCGGGCATGTACGACGTCTCCACCGACCTCACCATGGTCACCGCGAACCTCGGCGGCCACGTCGAGGTGCTGGAGTTCGACGACCTGCGGGTACGGGCCGAGAAGGCAGGCGACGCCGAGGTGGCGGCGAAGCTCGCCGAGATCCGCGAGGTCTTCGACCTCGACGCGACCGTCGACCCCGACGACCTGGCCTGGGCGGCGCGGGTGTCGGTCGGTCTCGACCGGCTCGCCGCCGACTTCGACCTCGACTCCCTCGCGTACTACCACCGCGGCCTCGACGGCGAGACGCACGAGCGGCTGGGCGCCGGCATGATCCTCGGCGCTTCCCTGCTCACCGCCCGCGGCATCCCCGCCGCCGGCGAGTACGAGCTGCGCACCTCGCTCGCCATGCTCGTCGCCGACCGGTTCGGCGCCGGCGGTTCCTTCACCGAGATGCAGGCGCTCAACTTCCGCGACGGCGTGGTGGAGATGGGCCACGACGGTCCCGGGCACCTGGCGATCAGCGAGGGCCGGCCGCTGCTGCGCGGCCTGGGCGTCTACCACGGCAAGCGCGGCTGGGGGGTGTCCGTGGAGTTCGACGTACGGCACGGGCCCGTCACCGCCGTCGGCCTCGGCCAGACCCGCGACGGCCGCTACCGGCTCATCGCCTCCACCGGCACCGTCACCGCCGGACCGCTGCTGGCCATCGGCAACACCACCTCCCGCGTCGACTTCGGCCGGGATCCGGGCGAGTGGTGCGACGAGTGGAGCGCGAGCGGCGTAGGCCACCACTGGGCGCTGGCCACCGGCCACCTGCTGCCGGAGCTGCGGGCGCTCGCGGACCTCGCGGGGCTCGACCTGGTGGAGGTTGCGGGGAGTGGCGACGGCGATGCGTAG
- the rhaS gene encoding rhamnose ABC transporter substrate-binding protein → MRNKSRTLAATAALCALTLAVGACSGTTKDDAENDAKEQASDATANPDAPLKKGLKIAFLPKQINNPYEQIVDEAGIEASGEFDAEAKEVGPSDAKASSQVSYINTLVQQRQDAILIAANDPNAVCGPLKTAMQQDIKVVAYDSDTAKDCRQLFINQASSEEIGRSQVQRIAEQLDYKGEIAILSATQNATNQNTWIDFMKDELKKPEYKDMKLVKVAYGDDDDQKSFQETQGLLKAYPDLKGIISPTTVGIAAAARYISTSDYKGDVVLNGLGTPNQMRKFIKDGTVEEFSLWDPKDLGYLGAYAAAALASGQITGKEGETFEAGRLGEYTVGKDGEVILGPPTVFDEKNIDEYDF, encoded by the coding sequence ATGCGTAACAAGAGCCGCACCCTCGCCGCGACAGCCGCGCTGTGCGCCCTCACCCTGGCGGTCGGCGCCTGCTCGGGCACCACGAAGGACGACGCGGAGAACGACGCCAAGGAGCAGGCGTCCGACGCCACCGCGAACCCGGACGCGCCCCTGAAGAAGGGGCTGAAGATCGCGTTCCTGCCCAAGCAGATCAACAACCCGTACGAGCAGATCGTCGACGAGGCGGGCATCGAGGCGAGCGGCGAGTTCGACGCCGAGGCCAAGGAGGTCGGGCCCTCGGACGCCAAGGCGTCCTCGCAGGTCTCGTACATCAACACCCTCGTCCAGCAGCGCCAGGACGCCATCCTCATCGCCGCCAACGACCCCAACGCGGTCTGCGGCCCGCTGAAGACGGCCATGCAGCAGGACATCAAGGTCGTCGCCTACGACTCCGACACCGCCAAGGACTGCCGCCAGCTCTTCATCAACCAGGCCAGCTCCGAGGAGATCGGCCGCAGCCAGGTGCAGCGCATCGCGGAACAGCTCGACTACAAGGGCGAGATCGCCATCCTGTCGGCGACGCAGAACGCCACGAACCAGAACACCTGGATCGACTTCATGAAGGACGAGCTGAAGAAGCCCGAGTACAAGGACATGAAGCTGGTCAAGGTCGCCTACGGCGACGACGACGACCAGAAGTCCTTCCAGGAGACCCAGGGCCTGCTCAAGGCGTACCCCGACCTGAAGGGCATCATCTCGCCCACCACCGTCGGCATCGCCGCCGCCGCCCGCTACATCAGCACCTCCGACTACAAGGGCGACGTCGTGCTCAACGGCCTCGGCACGCCGAACCAGATGCGCAAGTTCATCAAGGACGGCACCGTCGAGGAGTTCTCCCTCTGGGACCCCAAGGACCTCGGCTACCTCGGCGCCTACGCCGCCGCCGCGCTGGCCTCGGGGCAGATCACCGGCAAGGAGGGCGAGACGTTCGAGGCCGGCCGGCTCGGTGAGTACACCGTCGGCAAGGACGGTGAGGTCATCCTCGGCCCGCCGACCGTGTTCGACGAGAAGAACATCGACGAGTACGACTTCTGA
- a CDS encoding L-rhamnose mutarotase, translating into MAGAEPRRVCFLLKVRADRLAEYRERHAAVWPDMLAALSAAGWRNYSLFLRDDGLLVGYLETPDFAAAQTAMAASDVNARWQAEMAPFFDALDGAAPDEAVRPLTEVFHLD; encoded by the coding sequence ATGGCCGGCGCCGAACCGCGGCGCGTCTGCTTCCTGCTGAAGGTGCGCGCCGACCGGCTGGCGGAGTACCGCGAGCGGCACGCGGCCGTCTGGCCGGACATGCTCGCCGCGCTCTCCGCCGCCGGCTGGCGCAACTACTCGCTCTTCCTGCGCGACGACGGCCTCCTCGTCGGCTACCTGGAGACCCCGGACTTCGCCGCCGCGCAGACCGCGATGGCCGCGAGCGACGTCAACGCGCGCTGGCAGGCCGAGATGGCCCCGTTCTTCGACGCGCTCGACGGCGCCGCGCCGGACGAGGCCGTACGCCCCCTGACAGAGGTCTTCCACCTCGACTGA
- a CDS encoding ABC transporter permease, whose translation MKSLGTYLRWDTAVGILLIAVFLAGTSSTDGFASTGNMSAALNDTAEIALIALPMTLLVVAGQVDLSVASMLGLSSALAGSLWDAGYAFELIVPVCLLAGAAGGLLNGWLVTRVGLPPLAVTIGTLTLYRGLASVVLGDKAVAGFPDTYSQWASSTETVPGTFVPYPIALFAVLAVLAAVLLHMTGFGRSLYAIGAQEDAAWFAGIRVKRIKLALFVVSGLMASFAGIVYTLRYGSARADNGLGLELVVIASVLLGGVDFNGGKGTLGGAVAGVLLIGLLNNLLTLNDVANEIRVIVTGLLLIASVLAPRAISALAERRSRRLAAAP comes from the coding sequence GTGAAGTCGCTCGGCACCTACCTGCGGTGGGACACCGCCGTCGGCATCCTGCTGATCGCGGTGTTCCTGGCCGGCACCTCGTCCACCGACGGCTTCGCCTCCACCGGCAACATGTCCGCCGCGCTGAACGACACCGCCGAGATCGCCCTCATCGCGCTGCCGATGACGCTGCTCGTCGTCGCCGGCCAGGTCGACCTGTCCGTCGCCTCCATGCTCGGCCTGTCCAGTGCGCTCGCGGGCTCCCTGTGGGACGCGGGGTACGCCTTCGAGCTGATCGTGCCCGTGTGCCTGCTCGCCGGCGCGGCCGGCGGGCTGCTCAACGGCTGGCTCGTCACCCGCGTCGGGCTGCCGCCACTGGCCGTCACCATCGGCACGCTCACGCTCTACCGGGGCCTGGCCTCGGTGGTCCTCGGCGACAAGGCCGTCGCGGGCTTCCCCGACACCTACTCCCAGTGGGCCTCCTCCACCGAGACCGTGCCGGGCACCTTCGTGCCGTACCCCATCGCGCTCTTCGCGGTGCTCGCGGTGCTCGCCGCCGTGCTGCTGCACATGACGGGCTTCGGCCGCTCGCTGTACGCGATCGGTGCCCAGGAGGACGCCGCCTGGTTCGCCGGCATCCGGGTCAAGCGCATCAAGCTCGCGCTGTTCGTCGTCTCGGGCCTGATGGCGTCCTTCGCCGGCATCGTCTACACCCTGCGCTACGGCAGCGCCCGCGCCGACAACGGCCTCGGCCTCGAACTCGTCGTCATCGCCTCCGTGCTCCTCGGCGGCGTCGACTTCAACGGCGGCAAGGGCACCCTCGGCGGCGCCGTGGCCGGCGTGCTCCTCATCGGCCTGCTCAACAACCTGCTCACGCTCAACGACGTGGCCAACGAGATCCGCGTGATCGTCACCGGGCTGCTGCTCATCGCCTCCGTACTCGCCCCGCGCGCCATCTCCGCGCTCGCGGAGCGCCGCAGCCGCCGCCTCGCGGCGGCCCCCTGA